The following coding sequences are from one Bos indicus x Bos taurus breed Angus x Brahman F1 hybrid chromosome 5, Bos_hybrid_MaternalHap_v2.0, whole genome shotgun sequence window:
- the LOC113893166 gene encoding keratin, type II cytoskeletal 7 produces the protein MSLHFGSQVFSSRSAAFPGRGTQVRLSSVRPGGFGSSSSLYGLGASRPRVAARSSYGAPVGTGIRAVTINQSLLTPLQVDIDPSIQQVRQEEREQIKTLNNKFASFIDKVRFLEQQNKLLETKWALLQEQKSAKSNRLPGIFEAQIAGLRKQLEALQLDGGRLEVELRNMQDVVEDFKNKYEDEINRRTAAENEFVVLKKDVDVAYMNKVELEAKVDTLNDEINFLRTLYEQELKELQSEVSDTSVVLSMDNSRSLDLDSIIAEVKAQYEEIANRSRAEAEACYQTKFETLQAQAGKHGDDLRNTRNEIADMNRAVQRLQAEIDSVKNQRSKLEAAIADAEQRGELAVKDARAKQEDLEAALQKAKQDMTRQLREYQELMNVKLALDIEIATYRKLLEGEESRLTGDGVGAVNISVVSSTGGSGSLLTFGGTMGNNALRFSSGGGPGTLKAYSMRTTSATSRSPRK, from the exons ATGTCGCTCCACTTTGGCTCCCAGGTCTTCAGCTCGCGCTCCGCCGCCTTCCCGGGCCGCGGCACCCAGGTGCGCCTGAGCTCGGTGCGCCCCGGCGGCttcggcagcagcagcagtctctatGGCTTGGGCGCCTCTCGGCCTCGAGTGGCCGCACGCTCATCCTACGGGGCCCCCGTGGGCACCGGCATCCGCGCGGTCACCATCAATCAGAGCCTGCTGACCCCGCTGCAGGTGGACATCGACCCCTCCATCCAGCAGGTGCGCCAGGAGGAGCGCGAGCAGATCAAGACCCTCAACAACAAGTTCGCCTCCTTCATCGACAAG GTGCGGTTTCTGGAGCAGCAGAACAAGCTGCTGGAGACCAAGTGGGCGCTGCTGCAGGAGCAGAAGTCTGCCAAGAGCAACCGCCTCCCGGGCATCTTTGAGGCCCAGATTGCTGGCCTGCGGAAGCAACTAGAGGCCCTGCAGCTGGATGGGGGTCGCCTGGAGGTGGAGCTTCGGAACATGCAGGATGTCGTGGAAGACTTCAAGAATAA GTATGAAGATGAAATTAACCGTCGCACAGCTGCTGAGAATGAgtttgtggtgttgaagaag GATGTGGATGTTGCCTACATGAACAAGGTGGAGTTGGAGGCCAAGGTGGATACCCTGAATGATGAGATCAACTTCCTCAGGACCCTCTATGAGCAG GAGCTGAAAGAGCTGCAGTCTGAGGTCTCAGACACATCCGTGGTCCTGTCCATGGACAACAGCCGCTCCCTGGACTTGGACAGCATCATTGCTGAAGTCAAGGCCCAGTATGAGGAGATCGCCAACCGCAGCCGGGCGGAGGCCGAGGCCTGTTACCAGACCAAG TTTGAGACCCTCCAGGCCCAGGCTGGGAAGCACGGGGACGACCTCCGGAATACCCGGAATGAGATTGCGGACATGAACCGGGCTGTCCAGAGGCTGCAGGCCGAGATCGACAGCGTCAAGAACCAG CGCTCCAAGTTGGAAGCCGCCATTGCCGATGCTGAACAGCGTGGGGAACTGGCTGTCAAGGATGCACGGGCCAAGCAGGAGGATCTGGAGGCCGCCCTGCAGAAGGCCAAGCAGGACATGACCCGGCAGCTGCGGGAGTACCAGGAGCTCATGAACGTCAAGCTGGCCCTGGACATCGAGATCGCCACCTACCGCAAGCTGCTGGAGGGCGAGGAGAGCCG gtTGACCGGAGATGGAGTGGGAGCCGTGAACATCT ctGTGGTCAGTTCCACGGGTGGCTCTGGTAGCCTGCTGACCTTTGGGGGGACCATGGGCAACAACGCCCTGAGATTCTCCAGCGGTGGAGGGCCTGGGACCCTCAAGGCCTACTCCATGAGGACCACATCCGCCACAAGCAGGAGCCCCCGCAAATGA